The Pseudanabaena galeata CCNP1313 genome includes a region encoding these proteins:
- a CDS encoding response regulator, translating into MKQSKLLKKLLTASERSFITIDRQFVITDTSYGAERFSEYPYESLLNKDIRNAFPEIIGLEESFNNIWLNQLTSLEIKGVCRSLNPQEPLYFNFYIIGTNELEEEDKNIIICIEDATDVMIMSQTLMQRANESDLLANALLKSKEYIDKIISAMADSLIVTDYQGKIKTINPAAINLFGYSQDELVNGSIASLFKNPNQLDLIHQNYLKNQLNNEQLLDSDRYFTNIEILCLSKTSEEILISFSCSTIQNHQLEYNVESSHNFVYVGRNITELKRKEQELLAARQFAEQSAKAKTIFLANMSHEIRTPMNGVLGMTELLLATPLDDRQQDFVENIRLSGNLLLSLINRILDLSKLEEGQLKLENLPFDLNKCIEEILELFALQAHNQGLEINACFDKGLPNLLIADTVRFRQIMMNLIGNAIKFTTEGEIVVRVERDRNFEQDNPLTNKDSPQSPVYLRFSVIDTGIGIDSKNQDKLFKPFSQVDTSTNRRFGGTGLGLAICRQLVELMQGEIGVSSPVENGKGTCFWFRIPFALQPISNPPPLDDNAHALGKRSILVVDANRHTRHAIGYELAKFGAEVYEVSNIVDALKYLDTSHKVDVAIIDWGLTSFNGSKLVQLIHGKEGFADLPIMAMLTANRQGETETIIHQGFCGYVTKPFKAQRLLKSLYLSLGIEHPVLPNDSAASAVIHHLRDNSKPNIGLEELRKSKILLAEDNIVNQKVTMTYLSQLGCQADLAENGEQVLELMQSKDYDIILMDCQMPLLDGYATTQVIRQLESTTRSSKHVVIIAMTANAFTEDRDRCLAMGMDDFLSKPIRRQQLKETLEDWIIKQKLKENLRSWII; encoded by the coding sequence ATGAAACAGTCAAAACTTCTAAAAAAACTTCTCACTGCTTCAGAGCGATCGTTTATTACGATTGATCGACAGTTTGTGATTACTGATACTTCCTATGGAGCCGAACGATTTTCTGAATATCCCTACGAATCATTACTAAACAAAGATATTCGGAATGCATTTCCAGAAATAATTGGGTTAGAAGAATCTTTTAATAATATTTGGCTCAACCAACTTACTAGTCTTGAAATTAAAGGAGTGTGTCGTTCACTCAATCCTCAAGAACCTCTCTATTTTAATTTCTATATTATTGGCACAAATGAATTAGAAGAAGAAGATAAGAATATTATTATCTGCATTGAAGATGCCACAGATGTGATGATAATGTCCCAGACATTAATGCAAAGAGCTAATGAATCAGATTTACTCGCTAATGCTTTATTAAAATCAAAGGAATATATTGACAAAATTATTTCTGCGATGGCTGATTCTCTAATTGTCACTGATTATCAAGGCAAAATTAAGACGATTAACCCTGCGGCGATCAACTTATTTGGTTATTCTCAAGATGAACTAGTGAATGGGTCGATCGCTTCATTATTTAAAAATCCTAATCAATTAGATTTGATTCATCAAAATTATCTAAAAAACCAGTTAAATAATGAACAGTTGTTAGATAGCGATCGATATTTTACAAATATCGAAATATTATGTCTATCAAAAACTAGTGAGGAGATTTTGATATCTTTCTCTTGCTCAACTATCCAAAACCATCAACTTGAGTATAATGTTGAATCTAGCCATAATTTTGTCTATGTTGGTCGTAATATTACAGAACTGAAGCGAAAAGAACAAGAACTATTAGCCGCGAGACAATTTGCTGAGCAATCAGCAAAAGCTAAGACCATTTTCTTAGCAAATATGAGTCATGAAATTCGGACTCCCATGAATGGGGTTTTGGGAATGACCGAGCTATTACTTGCAACACCTCTAGATGATCGTCAACAGGATTTTGTAGAAAATATTCGGTTGAGCGGCAATTTATTGCTTAGTTTAATTAACCGTATTTTAGATTTGTCAAAATTAGAAGAAGGACAATTAAAATTAGAGAATCTACCCTTTGATTTGAACAAGTGTATAGAAGAAATTTTGGAGCTTTTTGCATTACAAGCCCATAATCAAGGACTAGAAATTAATGCTTGTTTTGATAAAGGCTTACCAAATTTATTAATAGCAGATACTGTTAGATTTAGACAAATTATGATGAATTTAATTGGTAATGCAATTAAATTTACGACTGAGGGCGAGATTGTTGTGCGCGTCGAACGCGATCGCAATTTTGAGCAAGACAACCCTCTAACAAATAAGGATTCGCCACAATCTCCAGTCTATTTGCGATTCTCAGTCATTGACACGGGTATTGGCATTGATTCCAAAAATCAAGATAAGCTATTTAAACCTTTTTCCCAAGTTGACACCTCTACCAATCGCCGTTTTGGTGGTACTGGACTAGGACTAGCAATCTGTCGTCAGTTGGTGGAGCTAATGCAAGGTGAGATCGGTGTATCTAGCCCCGTCGAGAATGGCAAAGGGACTTGTTTTTGGTTTAGGATTCCTTTCGCGCTCCAACCCATTTCAAATCCCCCACCTCTAGATGATAATGCTCATGCTTTAGGTAAGCGGAGTATTTTAGTAGTTGATGCAAACCGACATACTCGCCATGCTATAGGTTATGAACTCGCTAAATTTGGTGCAGAAGTCTATGAGGTATCTAATATTGTTGACGCACTCAAATATCTCGATACTAGTCACAAGGTTGATGTTGCCATTATAGATTGGGGACTGACTAGTTTTAATGGTTCTAAATTAGTCCAGCTAATTCATGGGAAAGAAGGATTTGCCGATTTACCGATTATGGCAATGCTGACTGCCAACAGACAAGGTGAAACGGAAACAATCATCCATCAAGGATTTTGTGGGTATGTTACGAAGCCTTTTAAGGCGCAGCGACTACTTAAATCCCTGTATTTATCTCTGGGTATTGAGCATCCAGTTTTACCTAATGATTCTGCTGCGAGTGCAGTTATTCACCATCTTCGAGATAACTCTAAGCCAAATATTGGGTTAGAAGAGTTAAGAAAATCGAAAATTCTATTAGCCGAAGATAATATTGTCAATCAGAAAGTGACAATGACGTATTTATCCCAATTGGGATGTCAAGCAGATTTAGCGGAGAATGGAGAACAGGTATTGGAGTTAATGCAGTCTAAAGATTACGATATTATCTTGATGGATTGTCAGATGCCTTTATTGGATGGATATGCTACAACTCAAGTTATCCGTCAACTCGAATCTACTACAAGG